The following coding sequences are from one Streptomyces sp. NBC_00536 window:
- a CDS encoding lantibiotic dehydratase yields the protein MAQEQTQPQSRGTATATAEYRVRSAPGALVRATVLAHPAQLPPAAAFRTSLGRLHLIDTRLLRITGPLGDALYASRDGHPPEFHRDTVLPLRRALHNGREPRGALLDRLGGLPDRVPLLAAWLTLRARRAEVLAELGAAAEAALTGERTSLAALCREPALGKAVALTSADLLRAVERAGTGAADRRARKEEPTVLRYALRASTKTSPLSWFTAVGWGELTPPESMSGPAPARPVPDWGAAPLFDGPLRAVVKVNRTLTSALALALQAAPHRRAALPHRITSTARITGGRAAYARDRTAFAGGRFLVAEEDEVELALGGPLRLITGRAESPVPTAELTTLLAAALKGTGDGRAAAAAFLDRLVRAGLLVPGDPVAPQDTDPLERLAAWLRGFAPAHPEDAARAERITELDRLTRDFGGTPASGRPAVLAALSRGWTAALADAGSPVPSVSAPLNVLSEDVVAPRPLAVDCFLDGADHEALGEVTALAELFDLGHVVRRLVRDRFVERYGSGGTCRHPWEFGAEVAGAWEAAGRPAALAPEDRSAFPTGVGELAALRAEAVRTVRGDLAHGGTADAGDAHEAVIPPDFVKGLGERLPGWAVERPLSYAYFLQRSPTPLPGGGPGPGPLCVNHVYGGWGRFTSRFLDALDPRAADAVSRQIRTGLGPGARAAQIRPVGGFNANLHPMLVPDEIGPDRRRASIGEADLDLIHDEATDQVRLRLRSTGEHLDVLYPGFLAPVLLPRRIGAHLADHPHGAVDFGPLVPRHALPAPGGPVTRTARLRHRHVVLRRRRWLLPPEVVRALRADLGADTVPAAATARWRALLDLPEQVFLHPAAAAPGAGTTADFLHRLSRPKPHLVDLGNALHLRCLAKWLSRHTDTGAVLEEALPAPGGRPAPARAVELVLEVYRSGRLR from the coding sequence ATGGCGCAGGAACAGACGCAGCCGCAGTCGCGGGGGACCGCGACGGCGACGGCCGAGTACCGGGTGCGCTCCGCACCCGGCGCACTGGTCCGCGCCACCGTGCTCGCCCATCCCGCCCAACTTCCGCCCGCGGCGGCCTTCCGCACCTCGCTCGGCCGCCTGCACCTCATCGACACCCGGCTGCTGCGGATCACCGGGCCCCTCGGTGACGCCCTGTACGCCAGCCGGGACGGCCATCCGCCCGAGTTCCACCGCGACACCGTCCTTCCGCTGCGCCGCGCCCTGCACAACGGCCGCGAACCGCGCGGCGCCCTGCTGGACCGCCTCGGCGGCCTCCCGGACCGGGTGCCCCTGCTCGCCGCCTGGCTCACGCTCCGCGCCCGGCGCGCCGAGGTGCTCGCGGAGCTGGGCGCCGCCGCCGAAGCCGCGCTCACGGGCGAACGTACGTCCCTGGCGGCCCTGTGCCGCGAACCGGCCCTCGGCAAGGCCGTCGCCCTCACCAGCGCCGACCTGCTGCGCGCGGTCGAGCGGGCGGGCACCGGCGCGGCCGACCGCCGGGCGCGCAAGGAAGAACCCACCGTGCTGCGCTACGCCCTGCGGGCCAGCACCAAGACCAGCCCGCTGTCCTGGTTCACCGCGGTCGGCTGGGGCGAACTCACCCCGCCCGAGAGCATGTCCGGGCCCGCACCGGCTCGCCCGGTGCCCGACTGGGGCGCCGCCCCGCTGTTCGACGGCCCCTTGCGGGCGGTCGTGAAGGTCAACCGGACGCTGACGAGCGCCCTCGCGCTCGCCCTCCAGGCCGCGCCGCACCGGCGCGCCGCGCTCCCCCACCGCATCACCAGCACCGCCCGGATCACCGGCGGACGCGCCGCGTACGCGCGCGACCGGACCGCCTTCGCGGGCGGCCGCTTCCTCGTGGCCGAGGAGGACGAGGTGGAACTCGCCCTCGGCGGTCCCCTGCGCCTGATCACCGGGCGCGCCGAAAGCCCCGTACCCACCGCCGAGTTGACAACTCTCCTGGCCGCGGCACTCAAGGGGACGGGCGACGGCCGGGCCGCCGCCGCGGCCTTCCTCGACCGTCTCGTGCGGGCGGGGCTGCTCGTACCGGGCGATCCGGTCGCGCCGCAGGACACCGACCCGCTGGAACGGCTCGCGGCCTGGCTGCGCGGCTTCGCCCCGGCGCACCCCGAGGACGCGGCGCGCGCCGAGCGGATCACCGAACTCGACCGGCTGACAAGGGACTTCGGTGGCACACCCGCCAGCGGGCGCCCCGCCGTGCTCGCCGCCCTGTCCCGGGGCTGGACGGCCGCCCTGGCCGACGCCGGGAGTCCCGTGCCGTCCGTGTCCGCCCCGCTCAACGTGCTCTCCGAGGACGTCGTCGCGCCCCGCCCCCTGGCCGTCGACTGCTTCCTCGACGGCGCCGACCACGAGGCGCTCGGCGAAGTCACCGCCCTGGCGGAGCTGTTCGACCTCGGGCACGTCGTGCGCCGCCTCGTCCGCGACCGCTTCGTCGAGCGCTACGGCTCCGGGGGCACCTGCCGACACCCATGGGAATTCGGGGCGGAGGTCGCCGGCGCGTGGGAGGCCGCCGGACGGCCGGCGGCCCTCGCCCCCGAGGACCGGAGCGCCTTCCCCACGGGGGTCGGGGAACTCGCCGCCCTCCGCGCGGAGGCCGTCCGCACGGTGCGCGGCGACCTGGCGCACGGAGGCACCGCGGACGCCGGGGATGCCCACGAGGCCGTCATACCGCCGGACTTCGTCAAGGGGCTCGGCGAACGGCTGCCCGGCTGGGCCGTCGAACGGCCGCTCAGTTACGCGTACTTCCTCCAGCGCTCCCCCACTCCCCTGCCGGGAGGGGGACCCGGGCCCGGCCCGCTCTGCGTGAACCACGTGTACGGCGGGTGGGGCAGGTTCACCAGCCGCTTCCTCGACGCCCTGGACCCGCGCGCCGCGGACGCCGTGTCCCGGCAGATCCGCACCGGGCTCGGGCCGGGCGCACGGGCCGCCCAGATCCGGCCCGTCGGCGGGTTCAACGCCAATCTCCACCCGATGCTCGTCCCGGACGAGATCGGACCCGACCGCCGCCGGGCCTCGATCGGTGAAGCCGACCTGGACCTCATCCACGACGAGGCCACCGACCAGGTGCGCTTGCGGCTGCGGAGCACCGGGGAACACCTCGACGTCCTGTACCCGGGCTTCCTCGCCCCCGTCCTGCTGCCGCGCCGCATCGGGGCCCACCTGGCCGACCACCCGCACGGCGCCGTCGACTTCGGGCCGCTGGTGCCCCGGCACGCCCTGCCCGCGCCGGGTGGCCCGGTGACGCGTACCGCCCGGCTGCGCCACCGCCACGTGGTGCTCCGCCGCCGCCGCTGGCTGCTGCCGCCCGAGGTGGTGCGGGCCCTGCGCGCCGACCTCGGCGCCGACACCGTCCCGGCCGCGGCCACGGCCCGCTGGCGCGCCCTGCTGGACCTGCCCGAGCAGGTCTTCCTGCACCCGGCCGCCGCCGCGCCCGGCGCGGGGACCACGGCCGACTTCCTGCACCGGCTGAGCCGCCCCAAACCGCACCTCGTCGACCTGGGGAACGCCCTGCACCTGCGCTGCCTCGCCAAGTGGCTGTCCCGGCACACCGACACCGGCGCGGTCCTGGAAGAGGCTCTCCCCGCACCCGGGGGCCGTCCCGCCCCGGCCCGCGCGGTGGAACTCGTCCTGGAGGTCTACCGGTCCGGACGGCTCCGATGA
- a CDS encoding glycosyltransferase family 2 protein yields MTVHHLPQPPSDDELYWYFGPQRRWVLISTSLAFTFTAATMFTFALRTPALWAFLAVLGLNVVALVLSSVNSLRQRRLTRQSHEILVRAWRPAALPSVDLYLPTCGEPLDVLANAYRAVAEVDWPGALTVWVLDDADRPEVASLAAAHGYEYVVRPDRGHLKKAGNLNHALTLSGAEFIAILDADFAPRPDFLRHLVPYLADPAIGIVQSPQCFDTDESMGWIQRAAGSAQEWFFRWIQPSRDASDAAICCGSNAVYRRRAIDLAGGFARLDHSEDLYTGLALYEQGFRTLYVPVLVAKGTSPDEATAFINQQYRWAMGNLHLVGTPVLGRMRAPWRMRLCFYEGVVGYLTTVVNTFAAPLPPLVMMFWYPDDIRPWHVLPLLAPLWLWHVLLPRISRTRWRVEVIRANVLTSVAAATAFLHTLRGRSAAWVPTGVRGPKKSGGMARRVVAVSLLWLVLSNGAAATGLALAVARNGWEPNWGLLLYLLVQCQINLPLIRDLRGELRGAMAPRSTAGDSGRPLDRIRTALRSGTGMRPRRWPETLAASAALLLIGLLASGWVNPMLPWLS; encoded by the coding sequence ATGACCGTGCATCATCTTCCGCAGCCGCCATCCGACGACGAGTTGTACTGGTACTTCGGCCCGCAGCGTCGCTGGGTCCTGATCAGCACCTCCCTCGCCTTCACCTTCACCGCGGCGACGATGTTCACCTTCGCGCTGCGGACGCCCGCCCTGTGGGCGTTCCTCGCGGTCCTCGGCCTCAATGTCGTGGCTCTGGTCCTCTCCTCCGTCAACAGCCTGCGCCAGCGCCGGCTGACCCGGCAGTCGCACGAGATACTCGTCCGGGCCTGGCGGCCCGCCGCCCTGCCGAGCGTCGATCTGTACCTCCCGACCTGCGGCGAACCCCTCGACGTCCTCGCCAACGCCTACCGCGCGGTCGCGGAGGTGGACTGGCCGGGCGCGCTGACCGTGTGGGTCCTGGACGACGCCGACCGGCCCGAAGTCGCCTCCCTGGCCGCGGCGCACGGCTACGAGTACGTCGTACGCCCCGACCGGGGCCACCTGAAGAAGGCGGGCAACCTCAACCACGCGCTCACCCTGAGCGGCGCCGAGTTCATCGCGATCCTCGACGCGGACTTCGCGCCCCGGCCCGACTTCCTGCGCCACCTCGTCCCCTACCTCGCCGACCCCGCCATCGGCATCGTGCAGAGCCCGCAGTGCTTCGACACCGACGAGTCCATGGGCTGGATCCAGCGCGCCGCCGGCAGCGCCCAGGAGTGGTTCTTCCGCTGGATCCAGCCGTCCCGGGACGCCAGCGACGCCGCCATCTGCTGCGGCAGCAACGCCGTCTACCGGCGCCGGGCGATCGACCTCGCCGGGGGCTTCGCCCGGCTCGACCACAGCGAGGACCTGTACACCGGACTCGCCCTGTACGAACAGGGGTTCCGCACCCTGTACGTACCGGTCCTGGTCGCCAAGGGCACCTCGCCCGACGAGGCCACCGCCTTCATCAACCAGCAGTACCGGTGGGCGATGGGCAACCTGCACCTGGTCGGCACACCGGTGCTGGGCCGGATGCGCGCACCCTGGCGGATGCGGCTGTGCTTCTACGAAGGCGTCGTCGGCTATCTGACCACGGTGGTGAACACCTTCGCCGCGCCGCTGCCGCCGCTGGTGATGATGTTCTGGTACCCGGACGACATCCGGCCCTGGCACGTGCTGCCGCTGCTCGCCCCGCTGTGGCTGTGGCACGTGCTGCTGCCGCGCATCAGCCGGACCCGCTGGCGGGTGGAGGTGATCCGCGCGAACGTCCTGACCAGCGTGGCCGCGGCGACCGCCTTCCTGCACACGCTGCGCGGCCGCAGCGCCGCCTGGGTGCCCACCGGCGTACGCGGCCCCAAGAAGTCGGGCGGCATGGCCCGCCGTGTGGTCGCCGTCTCGCTCCTCTGGCTGGTCCTCTCCAACGGCGCGGCGGCCACCGGCCTCGCCCTCGCCGTCGCCCGCAACGGCTGGGAGCCCAACTGGGGGCTGCTGCTCTACCTGTTGGTGCAGTGCCAGATCAACCTCCCGCTGATCCGGGACCTGAGAGGCGAACTGCGCGGGGCAATGGCGCCCCGAAGCACGGCCGGTGACAGCGGCCGGCCGCTCGACCGGATCCGGACCGCCCTGCGCTCCGGTACCGGCATGCGGCCCCGCCGCTGGCCCGAAACCCTGGCCGCCTCCGCGGCCCTCCTGCTCATCGGCCTGCTGGCATCCGGGTGGGTCAACCCGATGCTGCCCTGGCTGAGTTGA
- a CDS encoding thiazolylpeptide-type bacteriocin has translation MSDTTHTSHTTEFELQDLALDLGDLTVTSMRDTVALPEGGASWGSSSCQGSSSCAHPQVDTPDV, from the coding sequence ATGTCCGACACCACGCACACCTCGCACACCACCGAGTTCGAACTCCAGGACCTGGCACTGGACCTCGGCGACCTCACCGTGACCTCGATGCGCGACACCGTCGCGCTGCCCGAAGGCGGAGCCTCCTGGGGTTCCTCCTCCTGCCAGGGCTCCTCCTCCTGCGCACACCCGCAGGTCGACACCCCCGACGTGTAG